ATCCGTATCACGGTGTTCTTGTGCTTCAAGAACCGATAGCATTTTACCACTTGCCCATTTGTTCGGAGCTTGATCCATGGATCCGGTCGGTTGTACACAACCAACAAGCAAGAGCAGTGGAATAAATAAAAGTTGTCGCATTGTTGGTTCAGGTCCTAAGCGACAAGGTAGAGTGCCTTCACTTAACCTTTGACCGCAGACCGTATGTCTATCACTTCGGCCAACGCCTTTACCGCCTTGTCGTGCTTGGTCACATACGGATTGTCCATGTCCCACACGTATCCGGCCAGCACCGAACATATCTTGTTCTTGTTCTCCTGTCCGGGATCCTTGGCAAAGAAGATCTTCTGTACCGTGCCATCATACCAGCCTTCTATGTAGGTACGGAACACGGCCACTCCGTGCAATACCACATCTACATATTCCTTGTCCCAGTTCACCTTTTCACCCTTCAATTGGCGGCTTGCAAGCTTTCCTGCGGCAGCACCCGACTCGGTGGCAAACGTTACTCCAGCTGAGAAAACAGGATCGAGGAACTCAGTGGCATTGCCCGTAAGCACATAGCCGTCTCCGTAGAGTTGTTTTACCGAGATGGAATAGCCTTCGATCTTCACAGGTTCAAAGCGCATTTCCACATCCTTGAAACGCTCACGGGTGTGCGGCTCGCTGGCAAGCATTGCGCGTAGTCTTTCTTCCTTGGTGCCTTCAAATTCTTCAAAGAACTTCGGGTTGCCCACAAATCCAACAGAAGTATTTCCGTTTGAGAATGGGATGATCCAGATCCAAACGTCCTGTCGGTGAGCAACGATCACGATCCGCTGACTGTCGTGTCCGGTAGGGCGGTTCACATCTTTCACCTGTGTGAACAGGGTGTCTCTTCGTGGCAGGGTAGATGGCACGTTGAGGTTGAAAAGGCGCGGAATGACCCTTCCGTATCCGCTTGCATCGATGATGAAACGCGCTTCTATCTGCTTTTCCTTGCCGTCCTTATCTACAACAGTGGTCACCGAGTCTGACCCGTTGAATTTGATGTCGGTAACGGTTGTTTCAAAATCGATGGGAACGCCCATTCGCTGTACCTCATCCGCCAGAACCTTGTCAAAATGGTCTCTTGGGATCTGATAGGTCCATTCCCAGCCTTTGGTGAATTGCTCAGAGAATTCAAACTCACAGCGCTCCTTTCCTTTTAGGAAGATGGCGCCCTGCTTTTCCTGATAGCCCTGTTTCTTGATCACATCCATGAACCCGGCCTCTTCAAAATGGTCCATACAGCGCGGAAGCAGGCTTTCCCCGATCACAAAACGAGGAAATTTCTCCTTCTCTACAATTCTTACTTTCAATCCGCTCTTGTTCACAAGTGAAGCGGCAATAGTGCCTGAAGGGCCGGCACCTATCACAAGTATATCTGTCTTTTCGCGTTCCATTTCTTCAGCGGTCTATAGACCCAATTGTTGATTTTGCGCGATGAATGTAGAAATGTGGCCGCGAAGTAAAATATGATTTTCGTCATATAATCAAGTTTGGCGGGAGATGGGATCTATCTCAGTAGGCGGGGCTTGGAGTATCTAAAAGTTGGTAACGAAGTGCCCATCCATAAAACAAGGCCTGTCAGCCATCTTGGATACAGATCCTTTAAGAGTTCTACTGTTGCAATAGCTTTGCAGATGTATCCTGCTCAACGATTCGGCCGTTTATTCGCTCCACAAAGTCGTTGACCTCCTATCTTCTTTATTCCAGTACCCACAGCCCTATGCAATAGAACTGCTGTAAACGCCCCTACAATGAATGAACTGCACAGCAGAATTACCTGCCATTGCAATTCGGTTCCATTGGGTACCAGCAACACTGCGAGGATCTTTTTCATTTGCTGATGGTGGCGGACCAAAGTAAAATGACATGGTCACGAGTATCTTAGCCGCTGAAATGAAATACTATTTGATATCGATCTTTACGTGCTTGGTTGTTCCGTTGATCATGTATGGTCAACTGGACCCGGACAGTACTGCCATTGCTCAAATGCGAGCCGATGTTCGTTTTCTCGCGAGTGATGCGCTGGAAGGCCGCGAGTCCGGTACACCCGGAGAGAAATTGGCCGCAGAGCATGTTGTTGAGCAGTTCAGATCCATCGGACTGAAACCGATGGGTGATGATGGTACCTTTCTTCAAGCGTTCACATTCAACGGGCAGCCTGAACTTGGTCCGGCGAATCGGTTGAATATCGGCCGTTCGGTGTTGAAGTTGAACGAACAGTTCTATCCGTTAGCCTTTTCGGCAAGCGCAGGTGTTCGTGGTAAAGTGATGAAGGTGGGTTATGGCATTGAAGCGCCGGACCTGGATCAGAACGATTATGCCAATAGCGAAACACAAGGACGGATCGTGGCGATCAATATCAGCTCGCCGGATGGTATCCATCCGCACAGCAAGTTCTTGGCTTACCATGATCTGCACGCACGCGCAGAGAAAGCGATCGAGAAAGGTGCGATCGGTGTGTTGTTCTATACCGATGATCCGGATGTTGAAGTGCCATCCGAAGAACTGAATGCAAAGGTCACGGCATGTAAGGTTCCTGTCGTTTTTGTAAAGGGTAATTTGCACATCGACCTGATCGTGGACAATAACTCCTGCGTGATCAATACGGATATTCAGCGGCCCCAAATGACAGCATACAATGTTGTTGGACTCTTGGATAATGGTGCAGAAAATGTTGCGGTGATCGGTGCTCACTTCGACCATCTTGGCTGGGGCGATGAAGGGTCGTTGTATCGCGGTGAGCGGGCGATACATAACGGTGCGGATGATAATGCGAGCGGCGTGGCAACGATCATTCAGTTGGCCCGTGACCTTAAGAAGATGGAGAATGCGAAGGCCAACGACGTGCTGTTCATTGCCTTCAGTGGAGAAGAAAAAGGGCTCTTTGGATCCAACTATTGGACGAAGCACCCAACGATGCCAATAGAAGAATTGAACTATATGATCAACTTGGATATGGTTGGCCGGTTGGACACTTCCGGCGTGATCGGCATCAATGGTGTTGGCACTTCGCCAGCATGGGCCGATGTGGATAGTTTGGCAGCCGGGAATTTGAGAACAAAGACAACGACAAGTGGTGTCGGACCAAGTGACCACACAAGCTTTTACTTACAAGGGGTCCCTGCGATCCACTTCTTTACTGGTACGCACGAGGATTATCATAAGCCAAGCGACGATGAGGAAAAGGTCAACTACGAAGGCATGGTGCGTGTAATGCGTTACATCGAAGCACTTGTAGTGGATCTGAATGATAATGGGAAATTGGAATTCACGAAAACCATCGATACGGACTCTGATGATGTTCCCCGTTTCAAAGTGACACTTGGTGTAGTTCCGGATTATTTGTTCGATGGAAAGGGTATGCGGATCGATGGTGTTACGGAAGGCAAGCCTGCCTCGAATGCTGGCTTGCTGACCGGTGATATCGTGATCAAAATGGGACCGGTCGATGTGACCGATATGATGAGCTACATGAAAGGGCTTAGCGTTTTCGAGAAGGGAGATACAGCACCAGTAACAGTGGTGCGTGATGGAAAGGAGATCGAAACGAATGTTACGTTCTAATGGCGGAACAGCGTATTGCCGTCATCGGCGCAGGTAGTTGGGGCACAGCATTGGTGAAGTTATTGTCAGCGAACAGTGAACGCGTGGGTTGGTGGGTGCGTCGGGCTGAAACGATCAAACACATCAATGCCTACGGACATAACCCGGATTACATCAGTGCCGCCCAATTCGACCCTTCCCGATTGGCCATGGATACGGATATCCGCAGTGTTGTGCAAAGTGCCGATGTGTTGATCCTCGCGGTGCCAAGTGCATTCCTCAAAGCAATAATGGACCTGTTGCAACCAGGTGATCTAAAGGGGAAGACCGTTTACAGTGCAGTAAAAGGGATCGTTCCGGAAACGAACCAGATCGTAGGTCAATACCTCTTTAATGAATTCGGTGTTGCTGAGAATGACTTTGGAGTGATCTGTGGTCCGTGCCACGCAGAAGAGGTGGCCATGGAACGACTGAGCTATTTGACGATAGCGTGTCAGGACCAGAACAAAGCAAAAGCAATGGGCGATGCGTTGAACGGGCGTTTTATGAAGACCACGCTAAGCGATGACATCTATGGAACGGAATACGCTGCGATCCTGAAGAACGTGATCGCTGTATGCGCCGGGATAAGTGTGGGTCTTGGATATGGCGATAATTTTCGTGCGGTCCTTGTGAGTCGGGCCATTCAGGAGATTGAACGTTTTGTCGCTGCTGTGCATCCCATCGCGCGCGACATCAACGAGCCGGCATATCTCGGTGACCTGTTGGTAACCGCCTATTCAACCTTTAGTCGCAACCGCGAGTTCGGGAATATGATAGGTCGAGGATACAGCGTGCGGGCTGCCCAAATGGAAATGAACATGGTGGCCGAAGGATACTACGCGGTTAAATGTGTGTATGCGATCAATGAAAAATACGGCGTGGACATGCCCATAACCGAAGCGACCTATAGGATACTTTATGAGAAGATGGCGCCTATCATTGAGATGCGTTTGTTGAGCGATAAATTAGCGTAATGCCTCTACTTCGCTTTCATTGGGATTTTTTCGGACCGGATGCACAAACGACCGCCGAACACTTTTTGAAACACGTGGACACTTTTTGCATAAAAGAAGGAGTGGCGGAATTCGATCACTGGACGACCGATCGTACAGTGCGTGTCGAAGCAACGCTCGAATGTGATGCAGAGCATATGCTGTTGATCCGTGATGCACTGAAACCTAAACGCGCGGAACGTGTTCTTGAGTAGATCCGATCAGCGTATGAAACGTACAGTGTTGCGTTGATCGCCCTGAACGAGATCCAAATAGTACACGCCGGCCGTTAGGTCCTTGACATTCTCAATGAATTGTTGTGGCCCACTAGGCACACGTGCATTCAGAACGGCCCTGACCAATTTACCAGTGCTGTCCAGAATATTCATTTCCACAACGCCGTTCGAGAGCAGATCGACGTTGATCAGAAGCTGATTTCCCTCGTTGTTCAAGGAAACCGTTACTGACAACGGATCCTTTTCTTGATCAATTATTCCGGCATTCACATCGCGCACAAGCAACACTCGGAAAACGCGGGTGCTTGCAGCACTTTGTGTTCCAGTATTGATGAAGAAGATATTGGCTGCACTACTCTCTATTCCACCGATGATGTGTCCTGCAAGAACAGTATCAGCAGAGAGTTGGTCCAGATCAATAATGCTGTTGAACATGATCGGGATATTGGGGTCCGTTATGAACTCCGAACCTGCTCCGAGCAATGCTGGCATACTACCAATTGAAGTTTCCACCATCGCGCCGGATCCATTCCGCTGTACACTACTGATCGTGTTCACGAAAGGGACTTCCGTATCATCCCAAAGTTGACCGCTCGAATCAAAGTAATAGCGCCCGATACCTCCGAAGAATACCGTTGACATCGTATTGCTTGTCGCCGAATACATAGGGAGGTGCGCCGTATGATATTGGTTCAGTAGTTGCTCGAAGACCGGTGTAACGGAATAGCCGGATGAGGTAATGTCCACCGTGTTGAGCCATGGGACATTACTTCCGTATTGGAACACCCCTGAGAATGCGGTAAAGCCTTGTTCGCTATTTGGAAAGATCTGTGGTACTAGATTGTAATCACGACGATGTAGTTCAAGTGTATCGGTCGTTTCCGTGAACCCGATAATGTTCATGCTTGACCCGTCGTCGTCAATACCGAAACGGCGTATCGCATTGGTGTATTCCTGGATAAAGCCTGGTCCGAAGTCAGGACCCATAGGATTGTATCGCCCCATGAACCGCTGGCCGCCTACCAAATAGAACTCGTCGTTAAGGAACCCCAAGTAGCCTCCCGTAACGGCCATTCGATCGTCGGTCGTTTGTCGGAAAAATGCGTTCGGTGAGTTTCCGTTCTTGATCGCGTTGATCGCATTTGGTACGTTCACGGCAGTAAGTTGACTGTGCGTAATATGGTCATTGGCTGTAGGCGAGAAACCATATCCACCGATGATATACAGTGTGTTGCCCCGTTGATGGAACTCGAGGTTGGTGCTCTGGAGTTGTTCGAATAATGCGGTCGGTAAGGATGAGAGATCAGCGCTCCAGACCTCGTTCGTGACCGGGTTCAAGACATACGCCATCGTATTGTTCGCAGATGCTAGGAACGCGGCGAATGGTTGGCGTTGGTGCAATCCATCGGTTCGTCCACCGATGACCAACCACTCACCATTGTGTTGGCCCCAAGCGAATGAATGAATACCCGGCATATTGGGAATGGTGATTTCTTCCAACACCACATTCCTATTGCCAACGTGCTGCGAATACGCGTTGGCATATAGAAGAACGAACATGGAAATTGCGAAGTACCGATACGTCATGTTCAAGGGTTTGAACAAAGTTCGTTCGGCAGTTCCGCATAGAATGTGAGATTGATCACAAAGCCTGTGGCTTACTTCATCGACCAACGCGCGATCTTTTCTTTCGACGTTGTGTAAGGCGGATATTGCAAGCCGTGTTCGATGAGTGTACTTGAGTCAACGATCGATTTTGTGTGGGAGAACGTATCGAAGCCGTACTTGCCGTGATAACGACCCATCCCGCTTGTCCCAATGCCACCAAAGAGCAATTCGTCATTCCCGAAGTGAAGCAAACAGTTGTTGATGCAACCTCCTCCGAATGCGATCCGTTCGCTGAAATACTGTTGGACTTTTCTATCGCTGCTGAAAATATATGTGCTAAGCGGGAACGGATTACGCTCAATATGTTCAAGTACTTCTGCCTTTGCTTGCCAAGTGATCACTGGAAGTATTGGGCCGAAGATCTCTTCTTTCATGACGCTGTCATCATGGGTTACGCCGACAAGCACTGTCGGAGCGATGTAACGGTCTGCACTATCCACTTGACCTCCTATAACGGTCATGCCTTGACCCATATAGCCTTTTAGTTTTTCGAATCGTGCAGCGTTGATGATACGCCCATAGTGCGAACTTTTCTGTGGATCAGTGCCGTAGTATGTGATCAGAGTTCGTTGAAGCAATTCTAAGAACTCATCCTTTCGGTCCTTGTGGATCAACACATGATCCGGTGCAATGCAGGTTTGCCCGGCGTTGAAGAATTTGCCCCATGCAATACGCTTAACTGCGATCTTAAGATCAACTGTACGATCAACGATGGCCGGACTTTTACCACCAAGTTCCAGCGTTACAGGTACGAGCTGCGGCGCGGCCATAGCCATGATCCTGCTACCTACACCAGGACTTCCGGTGAAGAAGATATGATCGAACCGGAAGCCTTCGATCAGTTCAGGAACAATGATCTTTCCCTCTCCTTGTGTGACGGCGACATGCTTAACGTCAAAAACAGAGGAGATGATCTTAGCTGTTACCGCCGCAGTGTGCGGGGTCTCTTCGCTGGGCTTTATCAAGGCGCAATTCCCCGCTGAAATAGCAGCGATCAACGGTTCCATGACCAATTGAAAGGGATAGTTCCAAGGCGCGATGATCAACACAACGCCAAGCGGTTCCACCCTCATCGAACTACTTGCAACTTGCAGGGACAGTGGAGTTGAGACCTGTTCCGGTCGCATCCACTCCTTTAAGCTATCAAGTGCGTGCTGTAATCCTTGATACACAGTACCGATCTCGCTAATGAACGCTTCGAAAGGCGGTTTGCGAAGGTCTTTGTGCAATGCTGCAAGCAACTCATCTTCGTGGCACCGGATCGCAGTTTGCAGATCTTTTAGCGCTTTTCTTCGAACTGCGAACGAACGCGTAGCACCACTTTTAAAGTACGCGCGTTGATCTGTAAGTCGTTGAAGGGTCATGGACCTGTCAAATGCGGGACTATTCATGGATACAAAGGTAGCTTGGCTGCTAAGCGGCAAGAATGAAGTCAGTTCCTTCGGTTAATCCACGAGAGACAAGGAATGCAGCGATCTTATCCCCCGTACCGCGCTGGCTGATGAAGGAGATGATCAACGCTTCGCCAGGTCCTGGTAATTCATTGTGTAGGATGAATCGGTATCGGGGTAGCACGCGTTCACGAACATCGGTGAATGCTGAAATAGGGATGCCTTCGTGTTCCAACATTCGAGCGCGAGCCTTGCAAAGCGTGCTGGTGCCTGCAATGATCACAGGTCTGCCACTTGGAAATTTTCTTCGGTACCAAGCTGCGATCCATTTGGCTTTCGTTGTAAAGAATGCGTCCACACTGTAATTGGAATGTGTTCGGCTTGAACGTTGCGGATGATCGTTCCATGTAAGCAGTTCATCCGGTAGTTTGGCGAAGCGAACACGGTGATGCATCCATCGCAACCAGAGTTCGTGGTCTTCAGGTAACGGGCCAGTATCGTATCCACCGAACTGCTGTACAAGATCGTGTCGGAATAGAACCGAAGGGTGCGCGACAGGTGCATCCACGAAGCGTTTCAAATAGTGCTCGCGAGGAGTTATGATCGCGTTCTGCCAATTCACATACGCCTCCATTCCACGGTTGTTCGCGACAGTTGAAATGAAATTCGTTCGTGTTCCAACTACGCCTATCTCCGGATGCGTGTCCAGGAATTCCACTTGTTTCTGAAGCCTTTCAGGCTGTGCAATGTCGTCGGCGTCCATGCGTGCGATGTAGCCCGCCTTCGCGTGTTCGAGACCCGTGTTCAATGCGTGTGCGATCCCGATAGTTGGTTCGCGGACCAACCGAATTCGCTGATCCTTTTTGCACCATTCTTCTGCAATGGACGTACTCGTATCCGAAGACCCGTTATCGATCAGGATCAATTCATGATCCAAGAAGGTTTGGTCGATCATGCTGCGGAAAGCACGTTGCAGCGTGGAAGCGGCATTGCGAAAAGGAAGTAGGATCGAGACTTTCGTCATGATCAGCCCGTCATCAAACCCTTCAGAACAACCTCCGCTTTTTTCTTTCCGATCTCCGCGATCACATCTTCAGGCATCGCTTCTTTGACCCCCTTGATGCTCCCGAAACGCGTTAGTAATTTCTGTGCAGTTCCGGGTCCGACCCCTGCGATCGCCTCCAACCCTGTTTTGATAACGCGCTTGCTGCGCTTGCCGCGATGGTGTGTAATTCCAAAGCGATGAGCTTCGTTGCGCATGTGTTGGATCACACGTAAACTGATGCTGCGTTTATCAATATGTAAAGGGTATGGATCACCGGGAAAGTAGATCTCCTCCAACTTCTTCGCAATGCCAATGATTGCGATCTTGCCACGCAGACCTAGGCGTTCCAAAGCATTCATGGCTGCACTCAATTGACCTTTTCCGCCATCGATCACGATCAATTGGGGCAGGGGTTCATCTTCCCTGATCAACCGGATATACCGTCTCTCGACCGCTTCTTCCATGCTGGCGAAATCATCCGGACCTTCGACCGTCCTGATGTTGAAGTGCCGATAATCCTTCTTGCTCGGCTTGGCATTCTTGAACACTACACAAGCGCTTACCGGATCGGTACCTTGTGTATTGCTATTGTCGAAACACTCAATGTGAACAGGCAGTTCACTTAACCGCAGATCCTGTTTCAGTTGCTCAAGTATCCGGTTCGTCGCCGCTTCTGGATCAACAAGTTTTTCTTGCTTGCGCTTGTCCAAGAGGAAGTAGCGTGCATTCCTTTCGCTCAGATCCAACAGAGACTTTTTATCACCGCGTTGCGGAACAGTGAACGTGATGCCCGGCATTTCAATTTCAGGGTCGAAAGGAACGATGGCTTCCGGTGCGTCGCTGTGAAAACGTTCGCGTAATTCAGCGATCGCCATTTGCAAAAGCTCGAGAGGCTCTTCCTCTAACTTCGACTTTAATTCAACCGTAATGCCGTTGATCACAGCACCGTCGATGATGCGCAGAT
The nucleotide sequence above comes from Flavobacteriales bacterium. Encoded proteins:
- a CDS encoding tryptophan 7-halogenase; translated protein: MEREKTDILVIGAGPSGTIAASLVNKSGLKVRIVEKEKFPRFVIGESLLPRCMDHFEEAGFMDVIKKQGYQEKQGAIFLKGKERCEFEFSEQFTKGWEWTYQIPRDHFDKVLADEVQRMGVPIDFETTVTDIKFNGSDSVTTVVDKDGKEKQIEARFIIDASGYGRVIPRLFNLNVPSTLPRRDTLFTQVKDVNRPTGHDSQRIVIVAHRQDVWIWIIPFSNGNTSVGFVGNPKFFEEFEGTKEERLRAMLASEPHTRERFKDVEMRFEPVKIEGYSISVKQLYGDGYVLTGNATEFLDPVFSAGVTFATESGAAAGKLASRQLKGEKVNWDKEYVDVVLHGVAVFRTYIEGWYDGTVQKIFFAKDPGQENKNKICSVLAGYVWDMDNPYVTKHDKAVKALAEVIDIRSAVKG
- a CDS encoding M20/M25/M40 family metallo-hydrolase; translation: MTAYNVVGLLDNGAENVAVIGAHFDHLGWGDEGSLYRGERAIHNGADDNASGVATIIQLARDLKKMENAKANDVLFIAFSGEEKGLFGSNYWTKHPTMPIEELNYMINLDMVGRLDTSGVIGINGVGTSPAWADVDSLAAGNLRTKTTTSGVGPSDHTSFYLQGVPAIHFFTGTHEDYHKPSDDEEKVNYEGMVRVMRYIEALVVDLNDNGKLEFTKTIDTDSDDVPRFKVTLGVVPDYLFDGKGMRIDGVTEGKPASNAGLLTGDIVIKMGPVDVTDMMSYMKGLSVFEKGDTAPVTVVRDGKEIETNVTF
- a CDS encoding NAD(P)H-dependent glycerol-3-phosphate dehydrogenase; amino-acid sequence: MAEQRIAVIGAGSWGTALVKLLSANSERVGWWVRRAETIKHINAYGHNPDYISAAQFDPSRLAMDTDIRSVVQSADVLILAVPSAFLKAIMDLLQPGDLKGKTVYSAVKGIVPETNQIVGQYLFNEFGVAENDFGVICGPCHAEEVAMERLSYLTIACQDQNKAKAMGDALNGRFMKTTLSDDIYGTEYAAILKNVIAVCAGISVGLGYGDNFRAVLVSRAIQEIERFVAAVHPIARDINEPAYLGDLLVTAYSTFSRNREFGNMIGRGYSVRAAQMEMNMVAEGYYAVKCVYAINEKYGVDMPITEATYRILYEKMAPIIEMRLLSDKLA
- a CDS encoding T9SS type A sorting domain-containing protein — translated: MTYRYFAISMFVLLYANAYSQHVGNRNVVLEEITIPNMPGIHSFAWGQHNGEWLVIGGRTDGLHQRQPFAAFLASANNTMAYVLNPVTNEVWSADLSSLPTALFEQLQSTNLEFHQRGNTLYIIGGYGFSPTANDHITHSQLTAVNVPNAINAIKNGNSPNAFFRQTTDDRMAVTGGYLGFLNDEFYLVGGQRFMGRYNPMGPDFGPGFIQEYTNAIRRFGIDDDGSSMNIIGFTETTDTLELHRRDYNLVPQIFPNSEQGFTAFSGVFQYGSNVPWLNTVDITSSGYSVTPVFEQLLNQYHTAHLPMYSATSNTMSTVFFGGIGRYYFDSSGQLWDDTEVPFVNTISSVQRNGSGAMVETSIGSMPALLGAGSEFITDPNIPIMFNSIIDLDQLSADTVLAGHIIGGIESSAANIFFINTGTQSAASTRVFRVLLVRDVNAGIIDQEKDPLSVTVSLNNEGNQLLINVDLLSNGVVEMNILDSTGKLVRAVLNARVPSGPQQFIENVKDLTAGVYYLDLVQGDQRNTVRFIR
- a CDS encoding aldehyde dehydrogenase family protein, giving the protein MTLQRLTDQRAYFKSGATRSFAVRRKALKDLQTAIRCHEDELLAALHKDLRKPPFEAFISEIGTVYQGLQHALDSLKEWMRPEQVSTPLSLQVASSSMRVEPLGVVLIIAPWNYPFQLVMEPLIAAISAGNCALIKPSEETPHTAAVTAKIISSVFDVKHVAVTQGEGKIIVPELIEGFRFDHIFFTGSPGVGSRIMAMAAPQLVPVTLELGGKSPAIVDRTVDLKIAVKRIAWGKFFNAGQTCIAPDHVLIHKDRKDEFLELLQRTLITYYGTDPQKSSHYGRIINAARFEKLKGYMGQGMTVIGGQVDSADRYIAPTVLVGVTHDDSVMKEEIFGPILPVITWQAKAEVLEHIERNPFPLSTYIFSSDRKVQQYFSERIAFGGGCINNCLLHFGNDELLFGGIGTSGMGRYHGKYGFDTFSHTKSIVDSSTLIEHGLQYPPYTTSKEKIARWSMK
- a CDS encoding glycosyltransferase is translated as MTKVSILLPFRNAASTLQRAFRSMIDQTFLDHELILIDNGSSDTSTSIAEEWCKKDQRIRLVREPTIGIAHALNTGLEHAKAGYIARMDADDIAQPERLQKQVEFLDTHPEIGVVGTRTNFISTVANNRGMEAYVNWQNAIITPREHYLKRFVDAPVAHPSVLFRHDLVQQFGGYDTGPLPEDHELWLRWMHHRVRFAKLPDELLTWNDHPQRSSRTHSNYSVDAFFTTKAKWIAAWYRRKFPSGRPVIIAGTSTLCKARARMLEHEGIPISAFTDVRERVLPRYRFILHNELPGPGEALIISFISQRGTGDKIAAFLVSRGLTEGTDFILAA
- a CDS encoding excinuclease ABC subunit C — encoded protein: MPDLDIREKVRLLPHQPGVYQFFDFSERIIYIGKAKDLRNRVGSYFNKQKYETGKTAKLVANIVDVKVFVVATEFDALLLENSLIKQHQPRYNIMLKDDKSYPWIRIRNERFPRVEGMRNPEKDGSEYFGPYASSRVMHTVVELVNKMYKLRNCNYDLSEKNIERGKYKRCLEYHIGNCKGPCEGLQPIEDYNEDIKVIRQIVKGRTRGVAQMLRQQMNVHADALDFERAEQLKQQAEQLERYQAKNTIVHADIGDVDVFSLAADAGGTCVNYLRIIDGAVINGITVELKSKLEEEPLELLQMAIAELRERFHSDAPEAIVPFDPEIEMPGITFTVPQRGDKKSLLDLSERNARYFLLDKRKQEKLVDPEAATNRILEQLKQDLRLSELPVHIECFDNSNTQGTDPVSACVVFKNAKPSKKDYRHFNIRTVEGPDDFASMEEAVERRYIRLIREDEPLPQLIVIDGGKGQLSAAMNALERLGLRGKIAIIGIAKKLEEIYFPGDPYPLHIDKRSISLRVIQHMRNEAHRFGITHHRGKRSKRVIKTGLEAIAGVGPGTAQKLLTRFGSIKGVKEAMPEDVIAEIGKKKAEVVLKGLMTG